TATGTCCTGAAGTAGAAATAAGTCTCTGATATACTGTTAGGTGAAAAAAAGGTTATAAAAGAGTAATTAATCTATTTAGACAACTACTATTTCCATCTATATCTTTAACACCTTTCTGAAGTGATATGCAGCAAGAGGTACAGAGTAGAATTCAGAGACATTTCGTATCTCTGGGTACacattttctatctctgtgtaagattagaataattttatcttttatcttaagagaatttttattatttttgcctatatgtaatttctaaattttctagaGTGAACATACATTACTTTTGCGAAGTGTGATAAAACAatcaaaattctgttttaaaagctGGTGGTTCCCATTTATGTCCGCCATTGGTTTAGCTCCACTGATATTTCAGGCATATTGTGCCCATGGGTTAATGTTGAAATAGCAGCTTCTATCGCCAAAGCTGCTCTAAAATCTTGCTTTATGAAGCCACACAGAAATAAAGTACATCTGAGACTTGCTGAAAAACtgacagagggaagggaaagaaaagaaagaagtcaacCCCAATAGCTGTCTGGTGAACTTACACATAGTAGAGTTTGCCCCAGGAAGGATAACAAAGCAACCCAAACACAATAACAGGAACCCAGGACTCCGGGCAAGGAAGCCAGCTCAGATTTGTGCACAGGCTCTTTCCGTTTGGGAAGGGCTTGCAGAGAAGTGTTTCATAGAATGCATTGATCCTTCTAACGCTGACTTTACACAAACCCCAAATGCACTCCTGGAATGCCTACCTGGCCCCAGTGTAACATGTTTTGCACAGAAGTTCCAGCAGGAGAATGTGTTGTATACACAGCCACTCTAGACTGCAAAACAAattgaaataaagaatgaaagcagCATTAAGGAGGCATTGATGATAAACATATTTTGCACTTTAATGCATTAAAAACTACAGAGCCACAATCTCAAATACATGGGATTaagagctggaaaaaaattttgtcctataaaaatatgtataaccacacacacagagtacaTATGAAGGAATATAGCAATATGGTAACCATGGAGCTACATGAGTTAAGATTactggtgatttttattttcttcttcgtACTTTagtgaatttccaaaattttatataataatcaCACCTTGCCTTTATCATCAGAAACAAGAAAActtaagggctggcctggtggcgtagcattaagtctgcacattccacttcaggagcctggggttcgccagttcagatcccgggcgcggacctatgcaccgcttatcaaaccatgctgtggcaggcatcccacagataaaatagaggaagatgggcatagatgttagcttagggccagtcttccccagcaaaagaggaggattggtggtggatgttagctcagggctgatcttcacaaaaaaaaaaaaggtttaaaaaaaagaaacaaggaaaactaatatcacataaaaaaaattccacagaGCCTTCATTCCAGAATTTTAAAACCTGTTTTCAAAATGCTACATTACAAACTACAAACATATTTAGCAACATCAGCATATTGCTGGCCAAGGgtttgcattttacaaaatacacaaatgtataaaaaatGGCCATTCCAAGTTTAAACAGActtatagtaattttttaaaagaaacaaatcactagaataaatataaatattgggACTTAAACTATGACAGACCTCCTCGTTCAATAGTTTCCATACAGGTACAATGCAGGAAGTTGACAAGGGCTGGCCTAAGGACAGCAGTGGATGGTACTCCAGGCACTTGCCGAAGCTCATTCTGAGCCTCTTGAAACGAAATCCTTTAGAGGTCTAAGgaggtccttcctgcctctcccacatCCTCCAACATAAATAAGCACATTCATAGATACAATAAATTCTCCGAAAGCTTGCAGCAAGTCTTACCATAAACATACATaccatatttaaatttctctcattAAATCCACacagaataaagaagagattTCCACAGAGCTCCTTCAGAATGACATGAGTGCAAACATGGATACTCAGCCACTTCAAACATTTACTCTGGGGAAGAAATTCTTTGACCCCAAATAAGtcctacaaaataaaaagaaacccaagAATACCTCAGCCTTTCATTCCGGTACGCGGCCTCCACGACCCGCCTCAGAAGCAGAGACATGTGCCAAGCGTCTCCACGGATGGCCTCAGGAGAGAAGCGGTAACCAGTGGACGTTCAGACTAGGATCAAGCACATACAACTAATCCAATTCTACTGGCCAGTGGGCCAAATCCCGCCCACTGCCTGTTTCTTAATCCTTTTTCTTATTATGGTAGaacacacataacacaaaatttaccattttaaccatttttaagtgttccgttcagtagcattaaggactttcacattgttgtgcaaccaccaccactatccatctccagaactctttcaatACCTCAAACTCTGTCCCGTTAAACAGTAACTGCCcgttcctcctcccccagcactgcctgtttttataagcAAAGTTTGACTGGAACACGGCCACATTCACTTCTCTACACATTGCCTCTGGCTGTTTTCACTCGACAATGGCAGAGCTCAGTAGTTGCCACAGAGGCCACAGGGCCCACAGAGTCAACAATATTTACTGtctggacctttacagaaaaggttcgCTGACTCCTGGTCTACGTCAGCCCTGACCGATGGCCACGGAATTTGTGTTCAAGTATTTCCAGAGCAATCACTATGCCCCCAAGGCAGATCTTCACGTAATTGCGCaacaagaaataggaaaaagatattttttttattttgaacctAAATTTGTCCCCTTATAATTTACGCTTTTGCTGATTCCTACCCTCTGGAGGGGCAAGCatgaatgaaaaattcaaatgCCTACAAAGGCAGttttatgggctgaattgtgtctcccctcACCCTCGGCaaaaaaagatatgctgaagttCTAATCGCCAGTCTCTCAGCATGAGACCTTATTTAAACATAGGGTCTTCATAGAGGTAATCAAGTTCAGACGAAGtcattagggtaggccctaaCGCAGTATGATGGGTGTCCTCacagaaaggggaaatttggacacggtaacacacacacacacacacacgaacaccatgtgaagatgaaagcagaaatcggggtgatgcttctacaagccaaggaacaccaagaaaaccaccagaagccagggagAGACATCGAACAGATCCTTCCTCACAGTCCTAACAAACTAACACAGGCAGGCCTGTACATGTACACGAGTAAAACAGCAAATGTAAAACGCCACCCTGCCCAGAGGGATGATTAGGGAGTGCTGGGAACTGCAGTGAACTGGAAAGCCTTTGCTCAGCCTAACGTGTACAACTGCTCTGTGATACacagcttctttttttcccccaaaatataattttcaagatTTCAATGttaaagggccagcccagtggcgcagcggtcaagttcgtgcactccactttggtggcccaggtttcacaggttcggatcccaggtacgaaCCTACGCACCGCTTACCAAGCGATACTGTGGCAgatgtctcacatataaagtagaggtagatgggcatggatgttagctcagggccaatcttcctcagcaaaaaaaaaaaaaaaaaaaatgagtaggactggcggcagatgttaggttggggctaatcttcctcaaaaaaaaaaagatttcaatgtTAAAtatcctgcttttaaaaaatgcaagcaatttaaaattataacattgtatgGACCATATTCAACATGTCTGCAGGCAACTTCCATCCACGTACAACCTGTGATCTCTGTCACATCTGTCTTCTACAAGACAGCTAACCAATCTCTAAAGACAGATACCAGGCCTTCTTGAATGTTCCTCTTCTCCAGACTAATCACACTAAGATTAGCTGGGGAGAACCAAGAAGTAAATATCACCTGCAGACATGACGCAACAGGAAAAGGCACCAATATTTAAAACTCCTGGCTTTGAGTCTACGTAATGGTCACGTgtgaaaaatgcatatatttttgagattctcTATTAAAAACAATAGGATAATACATCACTGACTTAAATCACCAAGCTTTCCTTTTGACCAACAAAGAAGGCGAAGTTGACCTTGCACTTCAGAACTGTTACCGAAACACTTATGGCAAACTCCACTGAAGATTACATCAAAGCAGGACcgtatatacagaaaaaaattccttaCACAGTTACAGCCCTGCTCATATCAACTGTGATGTCTTTATAACTGTGTATTCTGAGAATGAGTTAGGACACTCAACTTTCATAGAAGCAACATATACTCAGAGCAACTAATTGAAAGGTTTTATGAACACTTATTCTTGCGCTTATCACTGTCCCAGGATATTACAAAACACTGATGTCTGGAACAGTGATTCCCAAATATCAGTCTACTTAGCCTACCTTAGAATCAAGTAGGGTGCTTCATAAAACCACAGATCCTGGGCGCCACTCCAGATTTAACAAGTCACCATCTACCAGGTGGGGAGTGGGAGTTTGTGTCTTTGCAAAGCTACTAAATTACAGtctctgaggattaaattaaattaaaaagattccTAAAACACAGCAAGTTCAGTTCTCCATAAAAAAGGGCACAAGGAATCAGCAACGGCAAATTagcaacaacctaaatgtctaccACAGGAGTCTGGTTAAGTAAGTAGCAGTTCTTTACAATGGAAAATTTACTACGCAGAGTTAAAAAGGATGTGGTAGTTTCATGTATTAACATGATAGCGCTCCAAGAGTGAAAACCACAGCCCGAGGAACAACATACATAGTTGGATACCGTCTAcgttaaaacaaaataatacatttctctCTGGacctatgtatgtatgtatgtaaattcACACACAAGGTCCATAGGAGATGATCTCAAGCTGAGCACTGTGCTTAATTCTTAGGAAGGCGCTAAAAGAAGCCTTGGTAGTCGAAGGGTACTTTATTTGTAATCTCTGAGTTGTTCATAATGAAAATCAATGCTTCTATTACCCAAGGCATTATCAATCAACTTGGTTGAGGGGACACATCTTATCTGCATGTCTGGTCACCAGTGCAGAGAATCCCATTTTAGGTGAGAGTTGGATTCTGAGGTCAGAGTCTAGTCTGTATTTCCTGTGAAAGTCTCTTAAATGGCCACAGGAATATGTTATACCAGATTTTAAGTATACATTCCTGTATGGGATTTCACGGCTgggtgtgtgtatagatatatcatacataaaacatatatagTGCATGCATAATGGACCATCTGGCCTCAGCTGGCTGTCAACTCCTTCTTATAAAACTGCTTCCTCCTTGAACAGAGCTTGGGGATCACACAGCTCTAGGGCTGAACCCCGATGAAGTTAGTGGCTTGTGTTTCAGGAccacattataaaatataatagtaACTGTGTCTTTAGATAGCCCACAGTGTGGCCAGGGTTAGCCATGTGGGAACAGCACAGTCCCTGTCTCCCATCCCATGTACCGGCTCCCTGCCTGGAATAAAGGTTTAAGCTCCATTCTCCCAGACTTGCTTGTGCTCTCTTTGTGTGGTGGGTATAGAGTCGCACTGACATGTTCACCATGAGAATGTGGGGCTCTGGTGTAGAATTAATGATACAccttccctgactccccaggATCTGGAAGCAGGGgtgaagaggggaagaaaaaccATGGAGAGAAGAAATCCCACTGTTCCACTGATAGAAGAACATAGAGAAGGAAGGCAAAGATTCTTCCTTTAATGGCCAATTCTTCAGATCTGAAAGGGAAATTTGTGGGGCAAGGCGGGAGGGTGGGAGGGCGTCCGGGGTCAGGGGAGGGAATTAAAGTACCTTAATGAGAAGATCTGGAAAGTTTGCTAATTTAACCATAGGGCTAGTGCAGAACTCAAGTGAAGCCACAGGAGCCAGggcaaaaaacattttaatctttttggcCAGCTCAGGTATCCGTGAAAATGCTATAAAACCTGTGGGAACAAAAGGAAGATGATAGAAATTCCATCTTCTGGGACTTTCTCTGAAAAGCCAACGGCTGTCACGCGTTGCGCCCTCTAGTAGCCACCTGAGAACCATGCAAACAATGTCGCCACCATGTGGCAAAACACTTTAAACGCGGTCCTCTGAACTTTAATGTACGCAAACACCGACTTTGGTTAAACTAGTAAATCAAGTATTGGTTAAGTGCTTGTTTCAGATTTCAACGTAGATATGCACTGGAAGAAATCCAGGTTGTTAGAACCAGAAGATATTCCCTGTTCCTTTAATAATGTAAGGCGATCGAAGGAAAGACTACTATTCCTAACAGCTCCATCCCCCCGCCCCATCCCCCACTGCCCCCTGCCTGTCCTGTGAATGATTTACAGAGGCTTGCAAATCAGTCACCAAGGACTCAAAAGGAACCCACACATTTAGAATGCTTTAGCTTTAAATATCTTTTAGGTTCCTCTCAGGTTACTTCTTGCCTTAAACTTGGCCCCAGAATGTCACTATAGAAAGCAGTGGGGCAAAGGACACAAGTAGGTAAGTCATGGAAGAAGgaatataaatgaagaaaaatgcttAACTCCACTAACGAGACAGGTCCTTAGTCTCTAACCAGAGGAACTGTTGTTTGCTAGAATTATGggcaatttttctcttctttaaactttgctaaattttatatttttatttacaacgAACacacattacttttataatcagaataaaaaattcatatgacttttaaaaagtgtaaataaaGTGTAACATGGCATCTTCGTAGTTTTATTCCACTtaactttaaaaatcagtgtctttttgttttctatataagTCTCTGCGCTTATAAAacctcttgctttcttccctctcAAATCCCCATATTGCTTAACTAGGAAAATACATAATAGGCTGTGGCTTACACTAATTCCTTCCATTTCAAGAGAACCATACACCATGCTTATCTATTTATGTTAAAGTCTGAATTTCTAGAGAAGACTAAATATTACCAAAATTCCTTGCCCTATTCATTATTTCTGCTGggtattattttgttcttttttgtttgtttgttttttgaggaagtcctgagctaactactgccaatcctcctctttttgctgaggaagactggccgtgaggtaacattcgtgcccatctttctctactttatatgtgggacgcctaccccagcatggcttttgccaagcggtgccatgtccgcacccaggatctgaactggtgaaccctgggctgccgagaagcagaacgtgtgaacttaaccactgtgccacggggccggcctatCTGCTGcgtattaaaaaatcaaaacaaaacagtatttcaactaacatttttttatatttcacttttaagaaCTAATGCAAACTCTGTAATAAGACATTAACTTCCGATCTTTATAACATACATACCTATGGTGGTGCCTTGAGAATGACCCACATAATACACTTGTTCTTGGCCAGTTTTATTGAGAATGAAGTTAATTGAAGCTGGTAGGTCATAATTTGCCATCTCATCAAAACTGTAATTCAAAAAAGCAACGCTTTCATTAAGGCATTGCAGACAAATACAACAGCTCACAAATGGTAAGTGCACAGTTTAATGAGTTCTCACAGACTGAGCACAGCTGGGTAAACCAGCATTGAACGCAGGAAACAGAACAATACCAAGACCACAGAAGCCCCCCAGAGCTCCCTTCTAATCGTGCCTCCTGAAGGTAACTGTTATCCTCATCTTTTCACCATAAATTACTTTTACCCATTTTTGAACTCTTCTATATACAGGATCAAACAGTacatattcttttgtatctggctaCATCCGTGCTGTCGCATATAGTTGTGGGTTGTTCATTGTGTAAATATACGACgcttaatttatccattcactgctGATGGCATTCAgtagtttccaatttttcacttttacaaataGTGTGACAATAAACATATTCTAGTAAATGCCGCCGTTGGTAAAAGCTCTCATTCTTGTATTTTCATGTCCTTAGGTAGGCTCtggttttacagatgggaaaccaGCCTGAAGGAGTCCACAGTACCGACCTTCTCTAATAGCTGGTACCGACACAGCCCTGGACCTGGGCACATGTCATCAGGAGATGGATGAGCTGATTGTTACCACCACTTATGATGTGCCAGGccctttctccatatcctctccttTCATCCTCCAGTGACCTTATGGGATAGGtatttattatctccattttacaaaaagaaaactgaggcacagagggccAATGCAACATGCCCAATGTCATACGTGATTAATTGGCAGAACCAgaagtaagagagagaagaggcaagtttctggaaataaaaaagtGAACATCTGAAATGCATGTTTATGGAAGAAGGACGAAGGTTATGGGACACAATCTACCCAGCAGCTTCCACACTGCCAGGAATACCAAAATAACCAAAAATCCCTATGTGAATCTAATTCTTAAATGTAATCATTTACCTTACTGCGATTTATTAAATTCTTAACAAGGTTTAAAACCTTTCATGAGCCATCAGTCTCTCCTCTCATATGATCTTCAGTTACCCATCTATTTGCCTCCTCGTGTGTCTGGGTTAAGGGTCCTAGGGAAACAGACCTTTGTCATAATCAATTCAAACATACCTGAAGGCCCAGAATTCATCCTGAGAAACCGAAAGAGTCTTGTGTTTCCGAGACCAGGTGTTTCCCCTACTGTTCCCCATCCACACGTCAAAGCCAGCATCTGCCAGaatgaagcccaggctgctgttGGGCAGGTTTGTGACCCAGTTACTGGAATCTGCCAGCAAGCCGTGCTGCAGGAACACAACCGGTCTGGGACCTGAAAAACATTCAGGTTTAGGAGTTAGCAGCACTAAGCTTCAAAACAAACAGGATATCTTGCTAAACAGATAATTCATAGCAGATCCCAAAgcaaataatgaaacagaaacaaattaaaatattgaggTAGCAATGTACTCCTATATAATATtagcaaagaatatttttaaacagtgcTGGCAAGGTAGCAGTGACAGTGGACTATTTTTACATATCTAGTAACAAGACACTGACTTAAaccatcaaaaaaaattttaatatattcttaataACTTATGAAATGTTTCTATAATTTGCCTCAGTAATTGCACTTCTTACAATGTATCCtgacaaataaatcaaaagaaagaaaaagatcacatATACCCACacaaattcataaatatatatatatatatctatctatactcgtgtgtgtgtgtgtatatatgcaaatTTATCTTCTACTCACCTATACCTGAGACAGTGACGCAGTAGAAAAGCAAAGACTTGGGAGGTGAAGAAGCCTGCCCTCTGGCTGCTTACACAGTGTTAAAACTATTCAGTCATTGGTCAAATaggcatttattaagcaccaactattaagtgccaggcattcttctcagcactgggaacacagcagcaaacaaaaacaggaggaaaaaactcaccttcatggagctgacattATAGTGACCATGAGTTTTagagtcagacaaacctgggttcaaatctgtcCTCTCCAAGTTCGATGTGCCACCTCAAGCAAGGTATTTCAACAAACCCTGGAATTTTAACATGCCCTGCAGCATGGATATGTAATATGTACTTCATAGGGAGTAACGCGATGTGAGAGATCATAGGAAAAGTTCTTagcaaagtgtctggcacatagtaagggtTCAATAAACATCAGCTCGTATTACTGAGGTGCTTAATCTGCCTGAGTCTTAGttccacaaataatttttaagaggaaTGAATGAGATAATTAAGTGTCTGGCACAATGACTGACACATAGgtcaaaatgaacaaataagagctccctctgcctcctacCCATTCTTTATAATAGTGAAACGCTAAAAATAAGGTAATTGTCAGGTGATCAAATAATTGTAATCCACTTGGTGCTATAATTAAACCATCAACAATGACAAGGACTGTGGCAACCAAGAAAAGCTTATAACTTAAccttgaagggggaaaaaaaaccaagtACAAAATTACAGCCTACTCCGGAAGTCCAGCTAGGCAGCATGATGCCTGCAAATGAGAAGGAGTgtaaaatatcacagaaaaatggGAAGACTGATTTGTCAGGAGAGTCAGACGAGAAGTGAAttgacaaatttttatttctgtttaagtCCTAATATGGACTTAGTAACTaatgaattgctttttaaatgacAGTTCCTCTGATGCAAGGTGGCCTCTATAGACAACTCCAGGAGCTTCTCCACACCCCTGACAACACAAATGGTACCGCTGGAGCTATGAGCGTGGGGTGCTGCTCCCCGCATTTGTGAAAATAGTAGGACCCCCCTCCCACACAAAGGTCCAAAATGACTCCTATGGTTTCCTAATCACAAAATGGCAGCCCTCTGAGCACCAGAGTCACGTAGGTGACCTTCTATGAGTGGGGAGAGAATAGAAAGCCAATAAGCCAAGACTGGGCAGCTTTATGTGCACTTCTCTGCCTTGAACTGTTCATTGCAGCGCTCCACTAACAAGACTAAATGTAGTGTGAAACTTGCATGTGCAAGGCACTGTAGTATATACAGCATCTCATGAGCAGGCTCCCTGCCTTGAATGAAGATGATAATCCAGCTGGGGAAACAGGAATAATCATAAAAAGctcaaaattataaacttcacCGTAAGTGACAATAATGATTACTGAAATTAACccctcattaaattggagttgatgaaatgtgttttaaataacaGTGCCTTCAAAGCAGGGCTGCCTCACTGGGAGAGTGAAGGGAGCCCGGGAGCTGTACGATGGTACTAACGGTTTCCTTCGGCACATCAAGACACTTTGCACCCTCAACGGTGCTTTGGGGCTGGGCCATGAAGAAGAAGATTTGTCCTTAAAAGACCAGAAAGTCAAGCTTACCAAGGAAAGACTTTGGCAGCATATGGGGACGACTGGGGCATCAGTAACACAAAACCTGATGTCTGCCATGCAGTGGTGTCccctggagaaagaagagtgagagtgatgcagaaggaaagcaggcaggTGGCCAACCTGTGCCTCTTCAGACACTTAGTGGAAAACCTGAGGCTGCTCAGCTGACTCCTCAGGGCAGAGTACTGAGAAAGGCAGGAATGGTCTAAAAGGGGGAAGGCGAATGGAAAGGGAGGGGCAGATACCAAGTGGGGCGGCTAAGCCAGGACTGAGGCTGGAAGGGGAGGCACCTGCCCGTTTATGGGCACCAGGCCTCAGTTCTCTATCTTTTCTTGatggcaaatatttaaaattccccTGAaatctctctgtactttcctcccTAACCCCCAAGGAGTTTCAAGGGAGAAATGTGGAGGTGGCAAGTTCAAGATATACCAGGAAACTCTTACCACCAATAAATAACTCCTGGATTCCCACAGCAACGGGGCAACGAGGAGCCATGGGCACTTTCCCAGGCGGTGGAGGTGAAGCTGAGGAAATGCAGGCAGCCAATTCAAGCATGTGCTCACCATGCACGTGTGCTGCTTATGGCACCTTAGGGGCTTCGAACAACATCTATAACTACCCCTACTTCAGCCCTCACCTACCACTCACTCCTGTCCAAGGCTTAGCTCCAAGAGTAACTTTATCCTTCAAGAGAACTTCTTAAAACAGTCCCAGACCCCTCACTCTACACTCCATGGAAGGGTTTCCCAAAGCTCCCATACTTGCCCCACACATTAAATTTCCATAGACGTGGCTTTGCCTAAACAACCACTACTCCAATCCAGGTTAGAAAGGGTCTATGTTtaatagaaaaaggaacaaagaaaatagtttaattaCAGCCTAGTTATAATTTTGATAAACTATTTACATTAAGGGGTAATCTGTGGATACTCATTACCTCTATAACTATATGCCACAAATAGTTGGGTACCTACAAAATGAAAGTGACTACACATGGATAAAGGGAACACAGCTacatacaaacaaacacacatacacacacacaacagaccCCCTCGTGTGGACCCCAGAGTGATAGTAAAGCCATTCGGTGGCAGGTAGACAAAACTAAATCATTTGTTAAGACGTCTGCAATAGAGAAAGGGAGTGGATCAAAGtcactttttttctaattctcctGTTCGTTTGTTGGGGCTCTCCCATCCCTCACTCTAAGCTAAATGCAAATGCTCAGTGAACAACAGATACAAAAGGTGGTaccaaataggaagaaaatagtgAATCTGTTCTTCAAAAGCTAGATGTTTGTTTCAAATCTGGAGGATCTGGGCCAAGAATTGCAAAGGGCATCGCAGACCCCATTGTTTTCTCAAGGGAAATGCCAGCAAGTGAGGAAGGGGCTGACATCAGAGGTAAATGGCTGATAAATGAATGGCCTGGTAGCAACTTTAGGCCCTCAGCTGTGTCCTACTCATTCACTTTAAGAATTTTTACTGAGAACCTGCTGTATAAGTAGAGCactagaagttaaaaaaaatcaagaagtgaCTCAAAACAAGCTACATTTTGTGTAAACCTTTCCTGGTACCTACTATGTTTTAGCCACTGTGTTAGATGCAGGGGACACAAAGGTAGGCAAGCCAGGCTCCATTCTGGTCAAGGAGACAGACACACCTTCTAGCCCAGCAAGAAAAAGGCCAGACCACCACCCAGGAAagctcagaggaaagagaaagtcaCTCACCCAGGGGGAATATTTGAGCTGGATCACATGTAAGAGACAGAGTGCCTCACAAAGTGTTCTGATGAAGACAGAGGAGGCTGGATTTGTAGAGAACTGACACTgcaccccaggccccagctgcACAGGACCCCAGAGTGCACATTAAAAGCTCCCTGCATGTGTCTGATGCACAGGCAGGTTGGGGACCCACTGGTAAAGTTCAGTGCCTTGTTTGATCTGGGAATAGGGGGGATCTGAAGGACTTCATGGGTGCACACCTTCCAGGCTGGGCCAGTTTCCTTTCCTCCCAGAACAaaagggcctctctgaggagggagCTGCGAGGATATAACCCCAGGGCGCAACACCCATGTTTCCCTTAGACATGATGGGTCATcagcaaagaggaaaatattaacaaagccTGGCCTAGGGTGGAAAATGAGTGCTAAACTGCTTGTCCCTTCTCTCTGGCATTCAGTGAATGCAGACGGGTACCAGAATGGACAAGGGCACTGGAAACAggcctgcccacctgcctgccaGCTTCTCTTACCTGCTCCCaccaggggaaagaaagaaaggtattaTGTTGTTCTTTCCTATCCCAGTCCCAATCAAGGACTTAAGGATTTGCTGGCAAAAGAAGTTTCTCTCTGGTAGGGTTAAACCTACTGCCATTCACATCTTCCAGTGAATTATTTTAATCGGATTTCTTTTCACCTT
The DNA window shown above is from Equus quagga isolate Etosha38 chromosome 2, UCLA_HA_Equagga_1.0, whole genome shotgun sequence and carries:
- the LIPA gene encoding lysosomal acid lipase/cholesteryl ester hydrolase, producing the protein MHHLRLVVCLVLGTLHSQASRGKLAPVDPETNMNVSEIISHWGFPSEEHLVETEDGYILCLHRIPHGRKNRSDKGPRPVVFLQHGLLADSSNWVTNLPNSSLGFILADAGFDVWMGNSRGNTWSRKHKTLSVSQDEFWAFSFDEMANYDLPASINFILNKTGQEQVYYVGHSQGTTIGFIAFSRIPELAKKIKMFFALAPVASLEFCTSPMVKLANFPDLLIKDLFGVKEFLPQSKCLKWLSIHVCTHVILKELCGNLFFILCGFNERNLNMSRVAVYTTHSPAGTSVQNMLHWGQAVRLQKFQAFDWGSSTKNYFHYNQSYPPTYNVKDMTVPTAVWSGGHDWLADVKDVNVLLTQITNLVYHKYIPEWEHLDFIWGLDAPWRLYNEMVNLMRKYQGKPDWRKLPSSQ